A genomic region of Streptomyces rimosus contains the following coding sequences:
- a CDS encoding phosphotransferase enzyme family protein, with product MPSDAERSTQHAFTSGGAARVLAGACRRAGLDSDGARLIRLGENALFRLAAHPVVVRIARSREYLDAVQGEVRVSRWLSRTGFPVTRVVDDLEQPVVVDGHPVTFWHVIEEGPRKPTYGELGAVLRDLHSLTVPDTLALPPYPALGRTDRRIATAAGIPEDDRAFLRKRAGELRERVAGLRFESRKCAVHGDAHVQNLMVDRGGRVTLIDLERFSFDHPEWDLMVTATEHHSLGWQTKEQYGAFVGAYGRDLRGWPGFPTLRALQEFKMTTWLMQNVAESAETAAEYARRISSLRNEDEPRDWSPG from the coding sequence ATGCCGTCCGACGCCGAGCGGAGCACGCAGCACGCATTCACGTCGGGCGGTGCCGCCCGGGTACTGGCCGGGGCCTGCCGACGGGCGGGCCTCGACAGTGACGGGGCGCGCCTGATCCGCTTAGGAGAGAACGCGCTGTTCCGGCTGGCGGCACACCCTGTGGTGGTGCGGATCGCCCGCTCGCGGGAGTACCTGGATGCGGTCCAGGGCGAGGTGCGCGTATCCCGCTGGCTGTCACGTACGGGATTCCCCGTGACACGCGTGGTCGACGACCTGGAACAGCCCGTGGTGGTGGACGGCCACCCCGTCACGTTCTGGCATGTGATCGAGGAAGGCCCCCGCAAGCCGACGTACGGAGAACTGGGCGCGGTCCTCCGAGACCTTCATTCGCTCACCGTCCCGGACACACTGGCCTTACCGCCGTACCCGGCCCTGGGCCGGACCGACCGGCGCATCGCAACAGCAGCCGGCATACCGGAGGACGACCGCGCCTTCCTGCGCAAGCGCGCCGGAGAACTCCGGGAACGTGTCGCGGGCCTGCGCTTCGAATCCCGGAAATGCGCCGTGCACGGTGACGCGCACGTGCAGAACCTGATGGTGGATCGCGGTGGCCGGGTCACCCTGATCGATCTCGAACGATTCAGCTTCGACCATCCCGAATGGGATCTGATGGTCACCGCCACCGAGCATCACAGCCTGGGGTGGCAGACGAAGGAACAGTACGGTGCTTTCGTCGGCGCATATGGCCGGGACCTGCGCGGCTGGCCGGGCTTCCCCACCCTGCGAGCTTTGCAGGAATTCAAGATGACGACGTGGCTCATGCAGAACGTCGCCGAGAGTGCCGAAACGGCGGCGGAGTACGCCCGGCGCATCTCCTCGCTGCGGAACGAGGACGAGCCACGCGACTGGAGCCCGGGATGA